Sequence from the Pecten maximus chromosome 8, xPecMax1.1, whole genome shotgun sequence genome:
acagtaaatataatctCTTCACTCCTCAACACTGCTGGCTATGAGGACACAGTAAATATAATCTCTTCACTCCTCAACACTGCTGGCTATGAggacagtaaatataatctCTTCACTCCTCAACACTGCTGGCTATGAGGACACAGTAAATATAATCTCTTCACTCCTCAACACTGCTGGCTATGAGGacacagtaaatataatatCTGCACTCCTCAACACTGCTGGCTATGAGGACACAGTAAATATAATCTCTGCACTCCTCAACACTGCTGGCTACGAGGACAAGTACAGTAGATATAATATCTTCACTCCTCAACACTGCTGGCTatggagacagtaaaaataatcTCTTCACTCCTCAACACTACTGGCTATGGGGACAGTAAAAATAATCTCTTCACTCCTCAACACTACTGGCTATGGagacagtaaatataatctCTTCACTCCTCTACACTGCTGGCTATGAGGACAGTAAATTTAATCTCTTCACTCCTCAGCACTGCTGTCTATGAGGACACAGTAAATATAATCTCTTCACTCCTCAACACTGCTGGCTATGAggacagtaaatataatctCTTCACTCCTCAACACTGCTGGCTATGAGGACACAGTAAATATAATCTCTTCACTCCTCAACACTGCTGGCTATGAGGacacgtacagtaaatataatctCTTCACTCCTCAACACTGCTGGCTATGAggacagtaaatataatatcTTCACTCCTCAACACTGCTGGCTATGAGGACACAGTAAATATAATCTCTTCACTCCTCAACACTGCTGGCTATGAggacagtaaatataatctCTTCACTCCTCAACACTACTGGCTACGAGGACACAGTAAATATAATCTCTTCACTCCTCAACACTGCTGGCTACGAGGACACAGTAAATATAATCTCTTCACTCCTCAACACTGCTGGCTATGAGGACAGTAAAATAATCTCTTCACTCCTCAACACTACTGGCTATGGggacagtaaatataatctCTTCACTCCTCAACACTGCTGGCTATGAggacagtaaatataatctCTTCACTCCTCAACACTGCTGGCTATGAggacagtaaatataatatcTTCACTCCTCAACACTGCTGGCTATGaagacatgtacagtaaatataatctCTTCACTCCTCAACACTGCTGGCTACGAGGACACAGTAAATATAATCTCTTCACTCCTCAACACTGCTGGCTATgagtacagtaaatataatctCTTCACTCATCAACACTGCTGGCTATGAggacagtaaatataatctCTTCACTCCTCAACACTGCTGGCTATGAggacagtaaatataatctCTTCACTCCTCAACACTGCTGGCTATGAGGACACAGTAAATATAATCTCTTCACTCCTCAGCACTGCTGGCTATGAGGACACAGTAAATATAATCTCTGCACTCCTCAACACTGCTGGCTATGAggacagtaaatataatctCTTCACTCCTCAACACTGCTGGCTACGAGGacacgtacagtaaatataatctCTTCACTCATCAACACTGCTGGCTATGAggacagtaaatataatctCTTCACTCATCAACACTGCTGGCTATGAggacagtaaatataatatcTTCACTCCTCAACACTGCTGGCTATGAggacagtaaatataatatcTTCACTCCTCAACACTGCTGGCTATGAGGACACAGTAAATACAATCTCTTCACTCCTCAACACTGTTGGCTATGAggacagtaaatataatctCTTCACTCCTCAACACTGCTGGCTATGAggacagtaaatataatctCTTCACTCATCCTTATTGTATCACGTAGATACAATCTCTTCACTAATCCACACTGTAGGTTATGATGACacaattaaatgtaaattgataGTTTGTGGCTAATTCTTagaaaatattagaaaaaaatgtaaaatgaacATGATAAAAAGTAGTATACTCTTTACATGTATCAAACTTATAAGAAGAAAAATGTATCACATTTGAACAATTTAAAGTTTGTGAAAGGTGCCATAAGTTATCACTGCATGTAACTCTGTTAATGTATTGACAGGTATACGGTTGTGTGTTGGATCGAGCCATCACTTAAAAACTGATTGTAATCCAGAAGACATACCAATACAGAGGATGCCAGTCCGTAGGAAAAGAGTCCAGGATAGCAGCAGTGATAGGTAAGGGATGTTCCAGGAAAACATATCTGGGCACTTTAATAAATTTCATGGGATGGGGTGGGTTCAATTAAAATCACAGGATGGGTTGGTGGGGTTTAACATTAATTGATTCTGATTCTGTTGTTGgatgtatgtgatgtgtttGTACCATTTTTTCCATTAAAATTGCTTCTTTACGTGGGTACCGTTTACAAAAAAGTGGATATGTGGGAGGGTCATCACTGTCTTATTTCTTGTTTCTACATTGTGTAAATGTTCTTAATTGTAGCGATGATCTTATCTTAGCACCTTTGATAGtgatacattatatttgtatagtGCTAAATTATATTTGTACTACTTGCagtttctatacatgtacattgtctTATATGACATGTCTAATTGGTGTGCCAGTTCATTAAGGCATTGACCTGGTAAATTTGATGATGCTCTATGAATGGTAACTCATCTTGCCATGAAATGATAATACATCAGAATGGCTATTATACATAAAACACTGTAACTTAACTGTAAACATTTTTCACTCTAGTTCATCAGAAAACGAGAGATTGGCTGCAGCTGCCGTGTCACATGactttataattaaacaaagcAAGGTTTCCATTGGTTCTCAAGATGACCAATCAGCTGTTATAAAAGCCACAGAAGCAAAGAGTCTACACAATGGAAATGATTTTGTGTCAAGTTTAAAAGCTACAGACTGTATGGAGGAGGACCCatcaaaaattataaaacaaaagaaaaagaagaaaaagaaaaaacaaaaaattaaagaaaactgCTAAAGTAAGCCTGGTTGTTCTTTGTCATTATTCTGCCATGAATTAAAACAGCAATGCTGGTATTTCCGTTAAAGCactttttatttcttataaCGAATAAGACGAACGTAATGACGAACCACACCCAAAATACGTCGAATAAAGAAAGAATAATTTAGCTTTCTCAAACCGAAAAATACATAATTCTGTAAAGGTTATTGATAGCATATAcctttacataatttataactCTTATTACAATGTACTTACTTTATAATATTGCTGCACTTAATACTGTAGGTAGTCGTATATGTCGCATGTATAATGTGCGTCAGCTACCTCTGATATCGAGTGCGGGAGTGACAAATAAAACTCACAGGTACACGTACGAACACGCAGTCACATGACAAGACATTACCATGACAATACAATACAGGTGAAATATACTCAGGTGGACATGTGAACTGGACAAACAGGTTTGACggctacatgtattaaaatacatagtgatacatgtaataaaataattctgaagtacaaaataattaatacTTATATTACCACTCTGGTAATATACAGAAAGTATACTTTATTTACTCACTGCCAcatactccccccccccccccccccccccctctgaTGATGAAATGACGGCCTCGTCAGTCTTTATCAACACGTGTGGCGGAAGTTTCAAAAACTCAGAGTTTGCCAGTCTCATCAGGTAACGTACCCTACGCTGCCAATCGGGCGCCTGATTCGACATGATATAGTCACCAGTAGTGAATCTTACAGGTGGTTGTCTACTGCGTTGGTACCTCCTACTAAGCTCCCCATCTGGTGTCTGAGGTTGTACTTCCTTAACGTCTTGAGGTGGACCGTCATCCTCAACCTCAACATCCGTGTCAGTTTTGTCCGAATCGTCATCCTCCTGAGCTGGAATACCTAGAACTGGTAAATCTGGTGCAGAAATGTGAAAATCAACTGACGAGGTATCACTCTGATGCTCTGGTTCCATTTCCACATGAACTATAGCAGCTGGTTTGTCTGGTTCTGTTATCTTCCTCTTTCTTGGCATGGGCTTTGGTCATTTCGGAACCTGGGTGCTTCCAGTAGTTGGTAACAAATATCCTATCGGGAGTAGATGATTCCGATGTATGGTACGCTTTCTTCCAGTAACGTCTTCCCGTTGAATAACGAACACTGGAATATCGGCATTAGGCTGGCATTCGACAACGTATACATCCTCCTCCCAAGGATCAGCAATCTTATGCCGTCCCTGGAATGCTGAGACTTTTACAAGAACTCGATCGCCTGGTTCCAGAGTGGCACCGCGTATTCTCAAATCATAATTCTTCTGTTTGCCCTGGGCTTGACCAGCATTAGACGAAGCTTAATGATAAGATTGCCGTAGGCGCTTCCGCAACTCCTCCACATAAGCATTGCTTGGAGGTGAAGTAGATTTCTCGTCGGAATATGTAACGCCAAAAGCAACATCCGCTGGTAACCTGGGCTGACGACCAAACAGGAAATATGGCAAGTATCCAGTGGTTTCATGTCTTGTACAATTGTATGCGTGGGTAAAAGGACCAATGCACGTTTTCCAATTGCTCTTTTCCTCAGGATCAAGAGTGCGAAGCATGTCTATCAAAGTCCTGTTAAATCTCTTGCACATTCCGTTTCCTTGAGGATTGTACGGGGTGGTTCTCGACTTCTTTATTCCAAGTAAAGAGCACAGTTCCCTTATGACCTCTCCTTCAAAATTTGCACCTTGATTAGAGTGGATCCGTCTTGGAATACCATAATGTACAAAGAAATTGTTGAAAAAGGCATCCGCAGTAGTATGGGCAGACATATTCCGCGTAGGTACAGCTTGTGCATATCTTGTAAAATGGTCGGTGATGACCAAAAGATACTGGAAATTTCCTTTCAATGGTTCTAAGGTGAGGTAATCAATGCACACAAGTTCCATCGGCTGCGAGGTCTTTATGCTGACTAACGGAGCACGCGCTCTGGCGGGTGTCTTTGCTCGAGTACAGCGATCACACAACTTGACCCATTCCTCAATATCCTTGCGCATCCCTGGCCAATATAATCTATCCAGTATACTTGATGTAGTCCTATCACGTCCATGATGACCTTTAGGCTTGCAGGTCACTGTCGATTCCTTACATAAGGTAATATGGCAGCTATATCTTCATCTTCCTGCTGTAGTTTCCTCATCTGAGAAGGTGTATATCCCCCTACATCTTGTCCCGCGTCCATGTCATCCAGTATGTCAGTAGATAAACACACGGTCTCAAAATACGATGAACCCTCAAATATTGCGTTACATACAGCATCCACGCATTCTCTGGTGATGTGTTGAATGTCTGTAGTATGATTGACTTCAAGGC
This genomic interval carries:
- the LOC117333235 gene encoding protein CUSTOS-like isoform X2, with protein sequence MASDSDSDSSVEDETQRQRLLDAAIDINSIVKPKDSKERFTGNQSAVSRNRPIPNKPSKRPSHTTKHEEKNDLDTTPEFKAFVAKKLSQMLDQEVKEYVMENKSLKTDGYEDTGIRLCVGSSHHLKTDCNPEDIPIQRMPVRRKRVQDSSSDSSSENERLAAAAVSHDFIIKQSKVSIGSQDDQSAVIKATEAKSLHNGNDFVSSLKATDCMEEDPSKIIKQKKKKKKKKQKIKENC
- the LOC117333235 gene encoding protein CUSTOS-like isoform X1; translated protein: MHACSIKSKLKNKGNSKFNITIGKYFLHELTTFPGIKKNLNLQHFMKGNQSAVSRNRPIPNKPSKRPSHTTKHEEKNDLDTTPEFKAFVAKKLSQMLDQEVKEYVMENKSLKTDGYEDTGIRLCVGSSHHLKTDCNPEDIPIQRMPVRRKRVQDSSSDSSSENERLAAAAVSHDFIIKQSKVSIGSQDDQSAVIKATEAKSLHNGNDFVSSLKATDCMEEDPSKIIKQKKKKKKKKQKIKENC